A segment of the Nilaparvata lugens isolate BPH unplaced genomic scaffold, ASM1435652v1 scaffold6438, whole genome shotgun sequence genome:
AAGAGTTATTTGAATAATTCGAACAAAACAGAGAATTCTCTCAGATTGGTATCTTAGAACATAACAGAAATAATTTGACATCAAagatattattttctcagtAACCTAACAtcatacattatttattcatttaattatttgtctaatatTCTGTCTGAAAGGGTTCTTATCAGCTGGTCTCTCGGTAGGCTCAGCTCTCCTGAAGGGATTGGTGGCTTCTCCCCCCTGTGAACCAGGTGGAGGGGGTCGAGCTGGAGCCTGGTAATCAGGCTGCCTTGAAATATTCTGCTGTTGGTACCCCTGTTGTTGATAATCCTGCTGTTGGTAGCCCCCCTGTTGTTGCTGGTATCTGTACTGTTGTTGATCAGGTTGTTTATAGTTGTTGTACTGATATGAATCATCACCCCCTCCCATCTGTCTATCCAAACTGGTCTCCTCCATCCCCCCTCCATCATGCATGGAGTACCCATTATCCTGTTCTTGGTGTTTTGTGTATTCTAAATGATTCTTGAAGTCTCCCTGCACCGGTTGTTGATCTTGCATGGTGTATGTCTGGTATTGTTTGTCGGGAGGATCAGACATTAGGATGTTTGCCTCGTTTTCGAACGGTTTGAAATCGTAGATGTTCCTCAGGTAGTACAGAACCGGTGCATAGAGTAGATTCGAAAATGCTATCCCGAAGTTTAATGCTGTGAATCCTATAGCTTCCACAACCCCTCCCGCGATTATAGGCCCTACAGCATACGCCAAAGAGTATGAGATGTCAGCTATGGCATAGATACTTCCATATACGGATACATGTCTGACGTCTACTAGATAACCCAAAGTGGGTAGTAATGCTGTGTCGATTAAAGCTATCCCAAAGCATATACCACAAATGGGTATCATGAGGACTTTGTAGGATGAAGAGAAGGGTATTATAAAACAGCATAGACCCTCGAGAGCTAGGCCGCCAGCAGCCATTACCCATTGGTATTGAGGGTATTTTCTAGCCATTTTCACAGTCAGTACCACCCCGAAAACGTGGGGGAAGAACGCGGGTAACCAAATCATCCCAATCTTCCAGTTGTCTGTGGTAAGGTTGTCCTCCATCCATAAGGATATTGTAGGTTCCAGGAAGGCTAGTGCAACATTGGACATCATCAATGCTCCAGAGCACACCGCGATGTAAGGATCCATGAAGAGTTGCCAGATGGGTACTCCAGCTTTCTTTGATGCATCATACTCTCTCGCCTCTTTCATTTGTTGTTTGAAAGGTTTCATTACGATGAGCAGCATGAAACCATCAGCTAGTGATACGAAAGCAAGTATTAGGAAAGGCATTTCTTTACCAGCAAACTGATAAAGAGCACCCCCAAATGGTGGGGCTACTAAACATCCGAAACTGATGAAGGCTAGTGCGATACCTAGAGCTTTGGATCGTTCATTCTCCTCGGTGAAACGGTCAGCTATCATGGCCAAACCTGAGGTGTCTGCAAAAGCTGAACCGACACCTTGTAGACTTCTTGCGAAGAATAGCACACCATAACTTCTACCACATGCGAAAACAGCGGTGGAAAGAAACATGATGGTGAGCCCGATCATCATAGGAATGTCGTAGCCTATCCTGTCAATCAGTGCGCCCGAGAACGGGTTCACCATGAGTTGCACGATAGCTTTGGAAGCAAACAGTATACCGGTGGCAGAATCCTGTCCATGGTGTGAATGATGTCGTGGTTTTCCTTGTAAGCTGAGGTTGTGAGCTAAACGGGCTTCCTCTTCACCCCAGGCACCAATATAGCGCAGGTAATCTGGTATGATGGGCACAATAACCATGTACAACATGTTGTCGAGTAGTAGTGCTATGGAGACAATCACCAAAACCAGTTTCCGTTGCGATTTGGGCTCCTGCAGCTTCTCCCATACTATGTCCTTGACCTCTTTGACCTCCAGGTTGACTACTGGGACCGTGAGAACTCCCACATAGTCCCAGCAGGCGGTAAGTGGGTTGGTTGAGGGCAGCGCCATTTTGGGTCGAGTCTCTCAGCTGCTGTTGAAGATGGTGTGCCCAAAACACTTCTCCAAGTCTCAGCAGGCGGTCAATGGGTTGGTTGACGATGGCAGCGCCATTTTAGGTCAGGCCACTCGGTTGTAGTTGAAGATGGTGTGCCCTAGGCCCGAAACGCGTCTCGCGACTGACCTCCGCCTCTCACCACGACGACGCTCTTTGTGACGCCCGCCATGATCACAAACCTTCAAAAAGATACAAAACAAAACCCAAAATTAATTGTGAGAACGCAAAGTCTCTCTGAATTTTCCCGAAACTATCTGAATCTCATAAGGGGAAGTCTATTTATCTCCCCCATAACAATTCCAATGAGACTTGCTactgaattttattttgaaataatcaaattcaaattcaaatctaatcatttgatacaatttgaatttaatgaagGAGTTCAATAACCTCCCCAGATATCGATATCAACAAAAATCTGAACAGAATTCTGTAAGGAGAGATCTCTCTCCCCAAACAATTATATTGTTTCAAGATTGAGATTCATAGTTTTGATAAAAAAGCGAGctttaatttttcttcaataatttcttttgtaTCTCATCATCAAAGGTGTGAGATCATGGTGGTCATTCATCATTGTTATTGTTTGAGATAGAGATAGATTCGGGAGAAAAGGTAAATGGAATATTAGGAATCTGAAATGTAAACACTGGTTTATCGCACAAAAGACAATCGCTGTAAACAATTACTGTTTGAGAATGATTATGAGAAAACATTCAACCATTCCCATACTGTACTTTCCAACACAAAAATATGATAACATTGGAAATAATTCGGATACTTCAGCCATAAACTCGATAAAGCGAGGCTCACTATTGATAATTGAAGTACTGTTGAACTTTATTAATATTCGCATCTTTTTGTAGCAAAAAATCACCTTCAGTTGCATTTCACTTCGATTAGGAACCAGCCCTCAAAATTCTTGGAAAGGGAAATGAGGATGAAATGATTGTGatgtattcattttattttgtagaatGTTCTTTGCTATCAAACATACAGAGTGGGttaaaagtccgagaacggcctAATATCTcttacacaaaggtaatttgacgatgggtgtgattggggatcctactcaaattgaaaatactacttcacgAAATTAaaccgttctcggacttttcacccactctgtatatggtTACGTAAGTCCTATTTATGTAAAACTCACGGTTATCCTTTTCTCTACTACTCAGTTTTACCATAGCCTGAATATTGAGTCTATTCCATTACTCGTCTATGAGCTTTTTTACTAATTAGCATCACAGACGAATGATGAATATATCttcatcttttctctatggtagtttCTGCATAGGGTTTCCAATATTCATGATTTACAATTTCGAgatacagtagaactccaattatccgagTTAATCGGGTCCGGGATCCATTCGGAtaatcaaatattcaaatattcggagtttttttttaattgccattggagagaaaaaaagcTACGTTTTCATATTgtactatttttttattgaattgaatggaaGAGACTTGATATTTTCACATGtttcaaatataaatgaaatgtacTCATGTACAATGGAAGGACAATAGTGAGCGAACGCGCAAACACTGGCATCGCAGGAGGAAGAATTATAGCGCACTTTTGTTGGACagtttttttctgaaagtgtTTCGGATTATCGGCAATTCGGATAGTCGGAGTTCGGAAAACTGGAGTTCTACTGTAGTTCCATTTCTTCAATCCAAAATGTATctgttgaaaattaatttctgaGTATGACAAGGAATGTGAAACTGTAGTTGCAAGTGATACAATTCAGAAACAAGAGTAGGAAGAAATGAAACTGAAGAAATGTTGTTAGATTGTTGGGAATTTAGGCTACTGGAACATATTTTAGTCAGATCTAGATAGCTGAATACTGATATTTGGAGATGAACTCATTGTTGTATAGATGAATCATACTATTCGTTTACATAGCTGTAGGATTAAATATTTTGAGTTCATTACATAGCTCAAGGATTCATGACATATCACAAACTGAAcaaatattatagtgaggtccacgttataatggcagtgtttgattagctattgtattgctatccttgtctatcattcaacaaagcggaaagAGCTATATCTTTCTCGcattactctgttgccagatcgtctcttaacaatgaagaactaataattaattaacaaaatatttaatttttattatggaaattcattatgaaattattgaaaaatataatttcttgcttaataaaatatgattgattattttaaacgagaacgcccagttgatatcacatcaataaacctgtatcagctaccatctataaaaggcattgacaagacagaggatcggcaacgttgttctccgatctttctccactgccattataacgtggacctcactatacgaaCTCGAGCATGTTTCGAATGATGACCAAGTATTGAATGACCATGTACCTTGCATGATACTATGAACCCCATGCTTTAGTCTTCTTCCTTGTTTCAACATCTGTTACAATATATCGCGAAGCGATAAACATTGTTATGTCGATAATATTAATTTGTCCATAATGTTTTTTTGGTCTCAAAatgttatagttttttcaaagtttggacttttctgaatattttaaattgattttattcaatttggaagtattctttcaatttaaaaatgatttttgtgtgttttgaattttacgttgaagtgacacataacctttATATATTTGTActgctgtataaattagaattgtaaCCGCTTTGGGCGTGTGCCTTTCGGTACTTTTCTgttagttgtgtaattctgaataatttaataaatatttcttcctttatttcattgatatttgaattgaaacaaatGTTCCTGTATTATTTCTGTTGACTGTGATACAAGAGACCAATTCCTCCACAGCATTTGAACTACAATAAACGATCAACCTAGTGGAAAGTCCAGAATAAGCTAAGAGACATATTCAAATCCCCAATTTCCCAACACAAGATACAGTGACACGGATACGGAAAAGGGAGTTTGGCCAAATAAAAGGAGGAAATTACTTCTCACGGAGCACACAAAAGCTTACACCGCTTGTTAGAAGAAAGCCAAGTAGTGAGTGTGTGGTAGCCTTTTCCAGTCTTACAAATCCCCTATCGTTTCCTTTTCTATCCTTCTCCTTTCCTTTCCTGCTTTCTCttatttccttcttctttcctcaACTACATCCTCCTGCATCCTTCTCCTTTCCTCTCCTGCATCCCCTATTGCCTCTCTCCCTTCCTCCTgcatccttctccttttcctcttcagCATTTTTCCTTTCAGTCTATCCTATTCTCTCCCTCTCCAGTATCCCCTATTTCCTTtctcttcattctcattttattcttacCCCATTCAGGACAACCCTCACTCACAGAGGAGCGTTTCTCTTTCTTCTAAAGCTTTTCTTCTTTCAGAGGGATTTTTGTCTGGAAACGTGCCTTGAAAGAGAACATGAATTCACTAATGCGTGAAACCTGGTTACTTCCACCAGTTACCTTGAGGTGACAGCCATGTTGTAACATTTATTCTACTGGTTGTAACAATTATTCTACGTGATTAATCAATGAGAGACATGTGGTAATTGAGGTATGTATCCTCTGAATTCTCCCTTTTgagctagttacacacacatcgaatTTTGAACGTACGTGTTTTTCCTGTCCTTATATATTCCTTCAGGGTTGGAACTAGACAGACACATCATGATCGCTCAAATCACTCATATCATTCAAACGATTTCGCGACGTGCCAAAGTTTAAGCTGGGGGAGTTCAGAGCTATTGGCTTTGTCCAGTgccagacaaggatagcaatccAATGTTAATTGGGTGCTGATTTGATCCTCTCCTATATTGAGGtacactttataatgacagtatttgattaacactgGTGCTGCTATCTTTGTTcatcatttaacaaagcagttagcgctatcctttctcagctctgcaacgttgccagatcggtttccaacaatatagaaatacgtataatcaattaacaaaatattaaatttcattcatgatgATTTATTACTTAATCGTTGAAAGATTTATTTCCTTGTCGCATGGGATAGAATTTATCACTTTAAAcatgaatgaacagttaatatgacaTCAAATATACTGGTATCCTCTATAGAGGCAGAGAATCAGTAATgttgttatcctatcttttcCCTCTGCTATTATATCGTGGACATCATTATCGCTATACCTTAGACCTACGTCATAATAACCCTCGCACTTTCACAAACTTAACTTTTCCCATCAAAAGTTGCTCATCACTTGTTAAGAATTCCAAGTTGcaagttgaagaaaaagttCTGAGGATTCCTAAAGGTGGAAAACATCGTTCCAGCATATTTTAATTTGGGGTCAATGTCTTGTGCATTGAAGCACCGCCAACAGAGTTAAGTCtttagagaggtccacgttataatagcaatGGAGAAatatagcagaacaacgttgctgatcctctgtcttgtcaatgctttctatagacggtagctgatacaggtttattgactaactgttcattctcgttgaaaataataaattatattttattaagcatgaaattatatttttcatactgaatttttataatcaagatgaattattttgttaattgattattacttctacattgttaaaagacggtctggcaacagagcaaagcgagaaagagatagcgctatccgttttgctgaatgatagacaaggatagcaatgtcattgctaatcaaacattgccattataacgtggacctcactatagagctaGAGCGAAATTGCTAGAGCTTGGCTAATACACCAAAAAAATAACTTCGAACTTAACCTTCCGGGAGTCGCGCACTACTagatcacacgagcagtcgcgtgttgtaatttttacaatatcCTATTTTACatgtgttatgtactctgtttactgtcaaaacatattaattgattgtataattcatatttctatagacggtaggtgatacaggtttattaatgtaatatttatctcgtttaaaataatcaattatatttcattaagcaagaagttatatttttcaataatttcataatgaattttcataattattgagatttatgttattaattattcaactctatattgttagaagacgatctggcaacaaagcaaagcaagaaagagatagtgctatcaggtttgttgaatgatagacaaggatagcaataccattgctaatcaaacactgccattatacgtgacctcactataggcgaAGAATTTTTCCAAACATCATTCTGAAGATTGTTTGACTTGGATTCGGCTCGAGATTCTTTCTTAGATTATATATAGTAGATTGCCACTGGCAATAGCTCAATATAATCCTTGTATATGTATTGTGTGATCCATTTTCCTGTATGTGaacattttcttttcattctgTGTTTGACATCTGATAAATTCTGAAATTTTTGTAATCTGAATGTGAATTGTAAATTCTTAAGAATTGATCAGATAAGTGCATTTTGAAGGATAGTTTACATAATCATAGGAACAGAATTGAAGAACTAATAGGGTAAGTTATGAGGTGATAAAATGTCCATGACTATTCGAAGAGAGCCCGCCGAATTCCATCGATTAAGCATAAATGGATGTTTGATAATCTCATAGattcccattacccacgcacaagccgaAAGCTCATGTAGGCATCATCCGCAATTAAAAGATAGCAGATATATAGAAGCAGCAGTTGTCATTGACCGAGTTtcacgagagagagagaagtgaagagaaaaacaaatgaaagattggttgattgattgattgattgattgattgatttttattatgacGTGCTAGGTCTCGATAGACCCGTTGCACTTAACAACAGTACAATACAAAACAAGTAAACAAGATACAACagtattcaaataaacaaataGGGTAAAAGTTGGAGATtgaaatattctattagattagaAGTAGTACTTTTGGAATGTTATCCCTGAATAGAGAGGTCATTTATCGACATCAATAACACTGAAATAGCTATCTTAGACATTACATCACTAGTGACACTGTTACAGGTCAATAACTGATGAAATTGTGGGAATCCGAACGGTGAAAAGCGCGGGAAACAGCTGGAAAATAGCTGGAACATGTGAACAAAAGCGGCTGTCACACGCACTCAACGAAATAATGGCCAGCAAGACTGCAAATGAAACTGGCCTAAGGACTTGGACACCCCGTTGCGCTTTCCTGATTGACTTTTTTAATAGTCACACTCAGACGGTGTTCTAAAAACAAACCAATTTGTCTCGACCCATGTCGAAACAAGCTTGTGATTCCCCTCTCTAAATAATTATTGGTATTGATTTGGTCAGTTTGATCAAAGCATTCTGGTTCGATGTAAAAGAGtagaagagatagagagagtgttACAGAGGGGAGATATagaggtagagagagagagagagagagagagagagagagagagtgagagagagagggtgtgagagtGTGATAGAGCGAGAAGAATTCACGTTTTTGACCGAGggaagtaaggtctaagattcaagtcgacggttttgcatttctcttcatgtttatatgttttttatttatgtttatgttccgcatttacagagaaacgcagcaatagattttcatgaaattcgacaggtatgttctatttgaatttcgcgtcaaagtaatatataattatagttttttgaaattttgaattttaaagatAATACAAAAGAAAGAGGAATTTCCTTCGAATGccaatctatataaatataaatagagtctcaaattttgacatttaataacttttttatgtgtgcacagaatttgattatttttttttagttttgttcgttatgttcaggaccaagTTTATAGcccataaaatttataattcgactttaggactctttcctactgttcttcaaagtttacatgtaggcctaatccttgaagttttgtgagctggccacacacagcaATAAAAATCTGCTGTTATAATCATCAAAcatcatccaacagccgtcggtagatctgtttatcaattttctttctactgatccAAAAAATTTTAATTCGACGTCCagacttgggtcgtagaactcgaaatgctgtaaatttagaatatgcacgggaaaatcagcagcaaggagataatTATACCATCCAACTctcagcaagctgcattcaactataactagaaatacaaactgctgcacaactaactaagcacttGGGAAGttcatattgatatttttttataaatgtggatactgattgttggatgattcccataaaaatatagtgcatcaggcAAAGCaaacctgaggaggcgcggcttggtgatacgaAGTGTTGATCTTAAGgggattgccttatcacaccgttcacgccatgcccgattcagtgtgtgtgtgtgtgagtttttccattcaaaccaaaagacaagaagcacctggatgcaaaattccgcatcgcgcctcctcaggtgtgcatccagctaaagtttgtcacgagatgcattaactatttggcggtacgaagttcgccgggccagctggtattaccataaaaatcagacaatataaattcatcatacatcagctgttgtgtggattattaattgcatgcgatgaggcatggaattaatatctcaatgtaacttggtgaataTCAGCTGTCGTGCGGACTAATAATTgcaagcaatgaggcatgcaattgataacttgaagtagcatattattttctcctgacttttctctgctttcaacttggtgagcttttgatgatagtagcataattgtttacaacaaattattgtcgatacaacaacccaaacagccattggTTGTTTACAGATCTATATCTCaccgacacgtcaggacaggtattaatttactctgatggacattattagaggagactgtggattttaactgcgcgaggtctactttttacagaactactagtgatataAAGGATGATACAAGGGTGACAGTCAACTATATCAacaccattataacgtgaagtTAGGCAGTTAGGTTAGGCTAGGTAGTTGGTAGGTAGAAGGTGGTAGGTGGTGGAAAGAAGTGGTTACAATGTCACGTCTTGACTGATCGATGATAACGGGCCTGGCAGGCTTAGGTCACCCACACTGGTCTGGTTGTTATGGTTGCCTAGCAACCGCTTACAATGATTGCATTTTCACCTTTTGTCGGCCGAGTCTTGCTTAAATTccttgctatagtgaggtccacattataatggcagtatttgatcaacattggtgttgctctCCTAGTCTATCATCGTTGTATCATCTTTAATCAATTCAGTTATTAAACTTAATAAACTCATTCATAACTTATAAACTCATATAGTTATGGTTCAAACTTCAAACTTCCACATCAACCCTCCAAATTCTTGAGGTAAAATCAATACGAGTACAGTGGCTTTCCCTTGCTGTTCAAGTTCTTGACCTTGTTATTGGAAAGTGGAATAGAGGAGAAATTGATCAAGTA
Coding sequences within it:
- the LOC111047841 gene encoding vesicular acetylcholine transporter, with the translated sequence MALPSTNPLTACWDYVGVLTVPVVNLEVKEVKDIVWEKLQEPKSQRKLVLVIVSIALLLDNMLYMVIVPIIPDYLRYIGAWGEEEARLAHNLSLQGKPRHHSHHGQDSATGILFASKAIVQLMVNPFSGALIDRIGYDIPMMIGLTIMFLSTAVFACGRSYGVLFFARSLQGVGSAFADTSGLAMIADRFTEENERSKALGIALAFISFGCLVAPPFGGALYQFAGKEMPFLILAFVSLADGFMLLIVMKPFKQQMKEAREYDASKKAGVPIWQLFMDPYIAVCSGALMMSNVALAFLEPTISLWMEDNLTTDNWKIGMIWLPAFFPHVFGVVLTVKMARKYPQYQWVMAAGGLALEGLCCFIIPFSSSYKVLMIPICGICFGIALIDTALLPTLGYLVDVRHVSVYGSIYAIADISYSLAYAVGPIIAGGVVEAIGFTALNFGIAFSNLLYAPVLYYLRNIYDFKPFENEANILMSDPPDKQYQTYTMQDQQPVQGDFKNHLEYTKHQEQDNGYSMHDGGGMEETSLDRQMGGGDDSYQYNNYKQPDQQQYRYQQQQGGYQQQDYQQQGYQQQNISRQPDYQAPARPPPPGSQGGEATNPFRRAEPTERPADKNPFRQNIRQIIK